A section of the Salvelinus alpinus chromosome 36, SLU_Salpinus.1, whole genome shotgun sequence genome encodes:
- the LOC139565253 gene encoding eukaryotic translation initiation factor 1b-like: MSAIQNLQTFDPFADATKGNDRLPSGTDDYIHIRIQQRNGRKTLTTVQGIATDYDKKKLVKAFKKKFACNGTVIEHPEYGEVIQLQGDQRKNICTFLIEIGLAKEEQLKVHGF; this comes from the exons ATGTCCGCTATCCAGAACCTCCAAACTTTCG ACCCATTTGCTGATGCAACTAAGGGTAATGACAGGCTCCCATCTGGGACTGACGACTACATCCACATAAGAATCCAGCAGCGTAACGGCAGGAAGACTCTGACCACGGTCCAGGGCATAGCCACTGACTATGATAAGAAGAAGCTAGTCAAGGCCTTTAAGAAG AAATTTGCCTGCAATGGGACAGTGATTGAGCACCCAGAGTATGGGGAAGTGATTCAGCTGCAAGGTGACCAGCGCAAGAATATCTGCACGTTTCTGATTGAG ATTGGCCTGGCGAAAGAGGAGCAGCTCAAGGTCCACGGATTCTAG